The Erinaceus europaeus chromosome 6, mEriEur2.1, whole genome shotgun sequence sequence ctaagacagcaggaacctcacatctccactatagagcctctacttcccccagtcctggaacccttggatagggcccactttcccgtatgcctctccctatccatatcaaaaaatattgcatctgtcgattgcaacctaatcaacacgactgccagctcaacatgcttcacttcagacttcatgtgtggaatgacaacccttcagcttcattccttttatagtatactctaatcctatctcaggtggttcactttctaacaaagtcccaaaacctagatatacaccagtttctgtgagagcgtatgttcacacgtatccataaactactgcaaaatatatacctgaaagcagaagtacactagagtttgcagtgagtacccccctaacacttcctctccactattccaagctttgggtccatgattgctcaataatttgtttggctttgtatgttaactctctttgaagtcaccaggttccagatgtcatcaggataccggccaggcttccctggactgaagaccccaccaatgtgtcctggagttctgcttccccagagacccaccctaatagggaaagaaagaggcagactgggagtatagacctaccagtcaacgcccatgttcagcagggaagcaattacagaagccagaccttccaccttctacaacccacagtgaccctgggtccatgctcccagaggtatagagaatgggaaagctatcaggggagggggtgggatatggagattgggtggtgggaattgtgtggagttgtaccccttttcctatggttttgttaatttatcatttcttaaataaaaataaattaattaaattaaatttaaaaattaataaatatataaatatgataataaaaaaaaatgacatcaataacaacaacagtaataaccacatcaatgataaaacaaccagggcaacaaaagggaaaaaagtggcccccaggagcagtggatttgtagtgcaggtactgagccccagcaataaccctggaggcaaaacaaaacaaaaagacgaTACGTATTAAAAGACACTAAGATGGACATATTACTTCTGACCCTAAGTGGCTACTCTTATATATGCTTTCATTCTTTTCACTTACGGTAAGTGGTCTGTAAGTTTGTCACTGCGCCTTACAAAGCACTGCTTTATCATATGAAAGAAGATATCATAGTTAATAGGTGTTAAGTTTTCTGTAAATAAGTTTTTACGAGGAGTCAGCTGAACAAAACACAGCCTTTGAAGTGGTTGATGTGGCTCCTGCAGAGAAAAACAGATTGTGTTAGTTACAAAATATTACCAGAACAAGACACTGTCCACTTACTCATTCAAGCTACCTGCTAgaagaggcaaccatcactggCAGACACTGAGTGTCCTTGTGGGGAATGTGGACTAATTACTCACCTGAGTCATTTCTTTTtgaggaggagagacagcataggaCTACTTTCCCTTTCCATGGTGTTCCCATACGATGGCTGGGGACTTgactgggtctttgtacatgataacatgtgtgtgctctactggataagACAGTTCCTGGTCtccttattgtattttactgccaccaaggttatccctgggggATGATGGGGGAGATGATGGAGGAggcgtatctttttttttttttgatagagggtaaaagacagagaggaagaaacaataccactgctctaccactcatgaagttcccgcATGAGgtgatcagggcttgaacccaggtatctACAGATAGTAGTCCACCTAACTCTATCAGGAGAACTACCTCCTGGTAAGTCACAGCTACTTCATAGTAAGGTTGTTTGTAGATAAGTCACCATGAAGGATGACAGTTCTTCCAGGAAAAGAACGCATGGTGTTTCATATTTGCCATAAAAGGTATAAATTCCCCAGATGAGAAGATAGAATAGtgtctatgcaaaagactttcttgcttgatgttccaaggtcccagattcaatccctggcaccaccagaagccagagctgagcagtgctcgagtaataaatcttaaagaataaataaaacagagaacactactagatatttaaaaaattaataaaatcttactagtggaagagagagggagagggtgagagagagaaagagagttaacacatgatcactctagcacatgtgatgctggggactgaactcaggatctcatgcttaagagtccaatgtacTATCACTGTGTCACCTTCTAGCCTGTGtcatgatgctctgattctgtcTTTATGGTCCTGTTATTAAGaaacaattctttttaaaaagaaacagagggtGGTGTTAGATAGCTCAATGGTTatgcactcatgcctgaggctccaaagtcccaggttcaatcccttataccactataagccagagctgagcagtgctctggtaaaacaaaacaaaacaaaacaaaaacaaagagaaaggtattcatttttttgtttgttttatctttccTGTCCTGAAATTGCACCTAGTGTAGTACAACTTCACAACTCAGGGGTGACCATTCCCGACTGTGAGACATAAAGGAGATACCACACTGTCCCTTGGTGCTGCTATAGTACCTTCAACCAGCATGCCCACCACTTGAccttgggctgcacacatggcaaggtacCTACTCTATCAAGTAAACAATCTTGCAGACATTGAACAATATTCATCCTCACCTTTggctttttcagttttccatttgGTTTGCTTATGTCAAATGATGAGCAAGATTCCTTGaggaaaacagaataaaaaaccaaaacattttAGTTCTCTGGTAAAACTGCCCaaattattgctattttaaaaaccaaaataatGCCCACTTTTCAAATAACAGAGGCTCTCATTCATAAGAGGGAAAATACCAGGAGACAAAAACTCTACACACATaataacaactgtcttgtaaatcacaatttccctcaataaagtgatctgAAAAATAGgtcatgggtgggggtagatggtataatggttaatgcaaagacactgtcatgcctgaggctcttgaagtcctggagctcctcacaccaccataaactagagctgagaagtgctctcgttaaaataaataaataataaaatttaaaaaataggtcaGATAGTGCTGgacagatagcacaatggttatgcaaagagcctttcatgcctgaggtaccaaaggtcccaggttaaattaccagtaccatcataaactagagctgagctcgactctgggggaaaaagaaaagtcatgttTAAACACACAATTATTTTAATCTAAGTAAAGTCACATAtgagagaaatatatacatatatattatatatatatgtatatatttgaatgattatatgtatatatttgaatGATGACAATAACCAAAGGTTTATTCCAAGGTAAACTGTCAAGAGACATTTGGACACTTATAGCATCACTTGAGAGTCAGATAAGATTATCAATTTAAGAATTAGTACTTATGGAAGGCAAATAACACACtcagatagtgtgttgctttgccatgtgcacaatgcAGGTACAACCCCAGAACTCCACCAAACTGAAAAAGCATCAATACTGttatcttcttccttcctttattttttattttattttacttattttgtttccagggttattggtggggctcagtgcctgcactatgaatccactgctcctggatgccatttttcccattttgttgtcgttattattgttgtcatccttcctttttttttttttttaaccagagcactgctcagctatggctgatggtggtacatggaactgaacctgggactttggagcctcaggcatgacagtctctttgcataaccattatgctatttacccctgtcccttcctttttttttttttttaacttatttattcctttttgttgcccttgttgtagttattattgttgttcttggatagaacagaaagaaatgaagagaggagggaaagaactagaagcatttccactcagatcaggtactagacagggctgcccactatcaccattactattcaacataatgttggaagttcttgccatagcaatcaggcaggagcaaggaattaaagggatacaaattggaagagaagaagtcaaactctccttatttgcagatgacatgatagtatatatggaaaaacctaaggaatccagtaagaagcttttggaaatcatcaggcaatacagtaaggtgtcaggctataaaattaacattcaaaagtcagtggcattcctctatgcaaacactaagttagaagaaactgaaatccagaaatcaattccttttactatagcaacaaaaacaataaaatatctaggagtaaacctaaccaaagaagtgaaagacttgtatactgaaaattatgagtcactactcaaagaaattgaaaaagacacaaagaagtggaaagagattccatgttcatgggttggaagaattaacataatcaaaatgaatatattacccagagccatctacaaatttaatgctatccacccccatcaagataccaagcacactttttaggagaatagaacaaatgctacaaatgtttatctggaaacagaagagacctagaattgccaaaacaatcttgagaaaaaagaacagaattagaggcatcacactcccagatctcaaactgtattatagggccattgtcatcaaaactgcttggtactggaacatgaatagacacactgaccagtggaatagaattgagagcccagaaatgaggccccacacctatagacatctaatctttgacaaagattattacagggggaaagcagagtctcttcaacaaatggtgttggaaacaatgggttgaaatatgcagaagaatgaaactgaatcactgtatttcaccaaatacaaaagtaaattccaagtggatcaatgacttggatgttagaccacaaactatcaaatacttagaggaaaatattggcagaactcttttccgcatacattttaaagacattttcaatgaaacgaatccaattacaaagaagactaaggcaagtataaacctatggaactacatcaaattaaaaagcttcttcacagcaaaagaaaccactacccaaaccaagagacccctcacagaatgggagaagatctttacatgccatacatcagataagagtttaataaccaacatatataaagagcttgccagactcaacaacaagacaacaaataaccccattcaaaaatggggggaggacttggacagagtattcaccacagaagagatccaaaaggctgagaaacacatgaaaaaatgctccaaatctctgattgtcagagaaatgcaaataaaagacaacaatgagatatcatttcactcctgtgagaatgtcatacatcagaaaaggtaacagcaacaaatgctggagagggtgtggggtcaaggggatcctcctgcactgctggtgggaatgtcaattggtccaacctatgtggagaacagtttggagaactctcagaaggctagaaatggacctaccctatgaccctgcaattcctctcctggggatatatcctaaggaacccaacacatccatccaaaaagatctgtgtacacatatgttcttggcagcacaatttgtaatagccaaaacctggaagcaacccaggtgtccaacaacagatgtgtggatgagcaagttgtggtctatatacacaatggaatactactcagctgtaaaaaatggtgacttcaccgttttcagccgatcttggatggaccttgaaaaaatcatgttgagtgaaataagtcagaaacagaaggctgaatatgggatgatctcactctcaggccgaagttgaaaaataagatcagaaaagaaaacacaagtagaacctgaaatggaattggcgtatcgcaccaaagtaaaagacactggagtgggtgggtggggagaatacaggtccatgaaggatgataaatgacatagtgggggttgtattgttaaatgggaaactggagaatgttacgcatgtacaaactattgtatttactgttgaatgtaaaacattaattccccaataaagaaataaattaaaaaaaaaaaaagagagaggagggaaagagagggggagagaaagatagacatctgcagacctgctttaccacctgtgaagcgactcctctgtaggtggggagccgggggcttgaactaggatccttatgccggtctttgtgcttcgcgccacatacgcttaacccgctgcgctacggcccgatgttctcctttttttttcttttgccaccagggttagtgctggggttcAGAGCCAGCATGCCAAATCTACCCCATCTAggcatccatttttttcctttttttttttttgtctttgatagagacagaaaaattgagctCAGGTCTATATGGTGATGACAAagactgaacctaagacctctggttctttttttttctctagggttatcactgaggcttggtgcctgcactattaactcactgctcctggaggccatttttttccatttttgttgtccttgttgttgttggataggacagagagaaactgagagagggaaagacagagagggagagagaaagctagacacctgcagacctgcttcacctcctgtgaagcgaccccattgcaggtggagagctgggggctcgaacagggatccttaagccaatccttgcgcttcttgccatgtgcgcttaacttgctgcactactgctcagcctcctttaatattttaaatttataattaggcagagatagagaagttgagaggggaggagaaagggagggaaagagacagagacacctgcagcactgcttcatcacttgtgatgctttccccctgccagtggggaccagggccttgatccCGGATCCTTTtacattgtaaagtgtgcacttaaccaggtgttaccATCCACCGCCTGTTCCCAGGAcctctgggtcttttttttttattttttttatttctttattggggaattaatgctttacattcaacagtaaatacaaaagtttgtacatgcataacattccccagattcccatttaacaatacaacccccactatttcattcatcattttcatggacctgtattctccccacccacccaccccaaagtcttttactttggtgtaatactccaattccatttcaggtttgacttgtgtttggACCTCTGGGTCTTAATAAGCATGCAAGCACTATGCTCTAAGTTATTTGCTCAGTCtgacaagtgtttttttttttttaaccaaagaacTGAACAATGGTTTATGGTATTTTAGGCATTGAACTTTGGACCCTGGGGCCacaagcattaaagtctttttgcataaccattatgctatctcccagttcaacaatatatttatttatttttaatatttatttattcccttttgttgcccttgtttttttttattgttgtagttattgctgttggataggacagagaggggagagagacagacacctgcagacctgcttcaccgcttgtgaagggattccccctgccggtggggagccggggggcttgaactgggatccttacgctgctggTCCTTCCACTacctgcactaaacccgctgcactaccgcccaatcccccaatttttaaaaaaaatttcatttgataggacagagagaaagtgggagaggaaggggagatctagagagacatctgcagcactgtatcatcacctgtgaagcttactccttgcaggtggggaccaggggcttaaaaccctgtccttgcacatggaaatgtgtgcgtgcaactaggtgtgccaccaaccaactCCTAACATttatcttaaaataaaacaagagagagcaatgcttagctctgcctgtggtggtgtggggtagagggactgaacctgggatgtcagagtctcaggcatgaaagtcttttgcataaccagtatgctgtctctctcacccACGAGTAGGTTTTtaggttttaattaaaaaaaaaatttactcatGAAGTCAGATATACCACCATgtgttaccaggtgcaaggacttgGGCTAAATGCCTCCCCCAACAACCCCATTAatagggggaagattcacaagtggtggagcagtgctgcagtgctctgtcttttcttctttgtctccctTGTTCTCTCTACCATAAATAAAAGAATGGCCACTGGGGGGGAattgttcaggcaccaagcctcaatgaCTCTGCTAGAAAAACAAAGTAATTCATCTATTAATAAGagtgagatggaggagagagaaaacctgAGCTCTCAGTCGGGCACACATGATGCTAGAGATATAACTTGGCCCCTCAGATTGGCAAACAAACCAAGTTTGAGCCTAGCCTCCATTACTCTGTggactctcactctctttctttctttttttttaatttatttctttattggggaattaatgttttacattcaacagtaaatacaatagtttgtacatgcataacattccccagtttcccattgaacaatacaacccccactatgtcatctatcatccttcttggacctgtattctccccacccacccaccccagagtcttttactttggtgcgatacaccaattccatttcaggttcgacttgtgttttcttttctgatcttgtttttcaatctcactctctttcttaggggaaaacaaaacaactagggcctgtcgtatgctttatcCCAGGTCATTAAGCCCTAATTTTTAACAGGCAGCATTTCCTGTATAGTCACAATCAGTCTAGGGGTTAACAGATCGAccatcctccttcttttcttcccccttttgttgcccttgttgtttattgttgttgttattgctgctgctgttgttggataggacagagagaaatcgagacaggagggggaaacaaagggggagagaaagatacctgcagacctgcctcaccgactgtgaagtgaaccccctgcaggtgggaaggcagggGCTAGAaacgggatcctgatgccagtccctgcgctttctgccatgtgcacttaacccgctgcggcaCCATTcagctccttttccttcttttcaaaaAGATGATTcataggccagagagatagctcactgagatAATCACTTCACACTGGGCCTATGCCGTGCCATGTATGTGGCCTAGTCAGAAGGCCCAGATCTCGTAAGAGgtgccatggcaccaggggaaggtctagtgctgtggtttcttgttGGAAGCAATGAAGTTGTGCACATGTAAGGTTCTCGTTGCAAGACAACGGACTTACAACAAAATAGATGTATAAAAATGAATgattttgggggtcgggtggtagcacaacgggttaagcgcacatggtgtgcaTCGAAAGGACcaaaataaggatcctggttcaagcccccagctccccacctgcaggggggttacctcaaaagcagtgaagcaggtctgcaggtgtctatcttcctctcctctgtcctatgatgaacaatgacatcaataacaataataataaccacaacaaaagggaaaaaaatagcctccaggagcagtggattcatggtgcaggctctgagccccagcaataaccttggaggcaaaaaaaaaaaaaagtgaactaatTGAAATCTGGGGGCCTTAAAATTAAATAGGCCTACTTTTCAAGAGAAGATATTTGTGGAATAAACTGGTTACCCTTGACAAATCTTCCTCTAGTATAAAATTATTCTGTGATGTTCCTACCATATTCATTTGCTGATTTTATATTAAATAGCAACTTTGATTTATGGAAAAGACCAGATACTTGATGCCTATTTAAAATAGGTTCACCCCAACCCCCCAATTTAAGGCTTACAGAAACATAGACTCTGCAAACAAGTTCTCTGTTGAAATTTAAAAGGATTTTACTCACCGTATGCAGAAGCTTAATATCACAAGCTATTTGCCACAGCACACTTGATGACTGATACATGCGAGGAGATTTAGGATTTGCCACTAATATCtagtaaaaggaaaataaaatcacaTGTACACAACTATAGTCAATCAAAACAAAATGCTTTATCTTCCTAGAGATATTTTAATACTATctagaaattaaagaaaatggaggtcgggtggtagcacagtgggttaagcgcctgtggcaaggacttgcataagaacctagttcagggagtcgggctgtagcgcagcgggttaagcgcagatggcgcaaagcacaaggaccagcataaggatcctggtttgaaccctggctccccacctgcaggggagtcgcttcacaggcggtgaagcaggtctgcaggtgtctatctttctctcctcctctctgtcttcccctcctctctccatttctctctgtcctatccaacaatgacaacaaaaataataactacaacaataaaacagcaagggcaataaaagggaataaatacaataaaataaatattaaaaaaaatctttaaaaaaagaaaaaaaaaagaacctagttcaagctcctggctaccTACCTgcgagtcccttcataggcagtgaagaaggtctgcaggtgtctatctttctctccccctttctgtcctatccaatcatgacatcaacaacaataataactacaacaataaaaaacaagacagaaggggagagaaagacagacacctgcagacctgcttcaccacctgtgaagtgaccccctgcagggggcttgaaccgggatccttacacaggtctttgtgctttgcaccatgtgtgctgaacttgctgctctaccaccacccggccctgtaaAATCTTGATCTTAACTGTTTCAAATAAGAATGTTCTTCAAGGGGTCAACACATCACCAAGGTGCCAGATTCAAGTTCCTGGACTCCACATGCAGAATGGAAGCTTTAGGAGTGCTGAAGTAGTACTCTaggtctctgtttcccccttccctctcaatttccgtctctatccaaaatacataaataaaatatttataacatATTAATTCAAAACAAGGGGGCAGGGCagcagcacaccgggttaagcacacaaagtatgaagtgcaaggaccagcacaatgaTACCGGTTTGAAGCCCAGGCACCCCACCCGCatggggttgctttacaagtggtgaagcaggcctgcaggtatctatctttctcctcccctctctcaatttctctctgtcctatcaaattaaaaaaaaaaatggcctccaggagcagtggatttgcagtgcaggcactagccccagcaataaccctggaagcaaaaataaataaattcaaaacaaaATATGCTTGAGATAGACTTCTAATCATATTACCCAATATGTCAAAAAcctcattaaagtaaaaaaaaaaaaaatcagtttaattATTGGAGGGCAAGTATGTTAGAAATATATattataggggagtcgggctgtagtgcagcgggctaagcgcaggtggcgcaaagcacaaggaccggcataaggatctaggttcgaaccccggctccccacctgcaggggagtcgcttcacaggcggtgaagcaggtctgcaggtgtctatctttttctcctcctctctgtcttcccctccttctctccatttctctctgtcctatccaacaacgacaacaacaataataactacaacaataaaacaacaagggcaacaaaagggaataaataaataaaataaatttaaaaaaaaagaaatatatattataattgggTTACTGAATTTTACAGCTTGACACTGGAAAGATGAATAGTCACTTTGGTGAAGTATTAGAAAGAAAGATCATatgtaaaataacaagggcaacaaaaggaaataaataaaaattaaaattaaaaaaagaaagatcttatGTGAAAAGATTcatgggggaaagaaaaacattAGAACATTTCCATAGTAGCTATGGCTTATGGGGTgcagggggaattgaacctgcaacttcagAGCCGCAGGCATAAGAGTCATTTGCACAGCTTTTATGCTCTCCTCCTGACTTTTACCTTTTCCTCCAGCCAGATCCACTATGCAAATGCCTCCACTTCAAAAGTCCTTTCCCTTGTCCAGAAAACAAGCAACATCTGACAGCCAACTCTACTGCTCCCATAACCAACCCCCTCCTCCAAAGCCTCCCACCAAAGTAAGTACTGTCAATAACTTACCTGGTATTCTTGTTCACCAATAAACAGATTCAGTTCTACTCGTCCATATTGAAATATAGATGTACAGGAATATATGTCATGTAAAAGTTTCCAAAGTACCTTCTTCTCATTTTTAACAGGTAAGAGTCCAATTACTTTCATAGGGACATCTGTTATGAACACAAGCAAGAATTTTTGAGTAAAATtttaagtgtttttctttctttcttcttttttttttttttttgcctctagagttattgctgggactcagtgccagcactatgaatccactgctcctggaggccatttctcccattttgttgtccttgttgtaactgttattattgtcacagctgtcgttgttggataggacagtgagaagtggagagaggaggggaagacagagaggagagaaagacaccttcagacctgcttcactgcttgtgaagcaaacccctgcaggtggggagctggggggctcaaactgggatccttactctggcccttgcgctttgcaccatatgcacttaacccgctgtgctactgcccagcaaaccccccccccctttttttttaaaccagagtactgctctattgtggcttatggtggtgcaggggattgaacctgggactttggagcctcaggcatgagaatctctttacataaccattatgctatctacctccccccccacccccgtttacCTTTTAAGTCAAACTGTATTAAttcctagtttgtttgttttaataaaaaggaagctTCAGCATCTTTCCCTGTTTGAATCAGCATCTATAGAAATGCTCTAATTACCTGTGTTTAAGCCAGAGAGAGTCAAATTCAACTTAAGAACATCTACCCGGAAACTGTATAATATAAATTACACATGAATCTTTTCACCAGAACACATGTACTGTTAAGAGAAAGCTGGCAAGTTATTAGGCTTCTATTTGCTTTACTGAATGATAAAATTACCTGCTGTCCAAGAAGTTGGTCTTATTCCCAAGTTTTCAAAAAGTGTGTCTGTATACATAATGGGAGGTCTTACTGTTCCACCACTGGCAGGATCCAGTTTAAAAAAGTCACAGTAGACCACCTGTAGTTGTCCATCCAGTTTTTTTTGTAGGGACTAAAGAGAGACAAGAAGCAATATGTTAAGAGACTTCAGTGCTG is a genomic window containing:
- the TFB2M gene encoding dimethyladenosine transferase 2, mitochondrial; this translates as MWVAVGALSPRLTLSAWTGASRFCLLRCGKTKRKDLPLRNCLGVSDFRQSLWSGVGFEDQIGKNRFDPRRYITCPELAKNMARVIEKHIKPSPVVLECSPGPGILTQELVGLSSKVIALESDNTFIPQLKSLQKKLDGQLQVVYCDFFKLDPASGGTVRPPIMYTDTLFENLGIRPTSWTADVPMKVIGLLPVKNEKKVLWKLLHDIYSCTSIFQYGRVELNLFIGEQEYQILVANPKSPRMYQSSSVLWQIACDIKLLHTESCSSFDISKPNGKLKKPKEPHQPLQRLCFVQLTPRKNLFTENLTPINYDIFFHMIKQCFVRRSDKLTDHLPSLSPVDVVDILKHIHTLNQSKITDIYPEEFKRLFEIIDSSKEYTHRWLYDEYMEEVIL